From the genome of Miscanthus floridulus cultivar M001 chromosome 10, ASM1932011v1, whole genome shotgun sequence, one region includes:
- the LOC136486064 gene encoding uncharacterized protein translates to MPMFYASLTHHYSTSTTFSVEDTLFLVAIIVDAALILLLSKWGNALVCISWLLLELATCLLILSFNKHYAFAILAALLLAVVVALLQPKLQHAADRHVLPFFTQDMIGDDEESPHRGHLLDLSQGIATFGGLFMPIAERFMVGPVNAAGFFFSCAIALRLYLSMVVTVGAVTRPHAKCLAIVVVGLVMLTFIAAFIPVVGHSGSTPQVVT, encoded by the coding sequence ATGCCCATGTTCTACGCGTCCCTGACCCATCACTATTCTACGTCAACAACATTCAGCGTCGAAGACACACTGTTCCTGGTTGCTATCATCGTGGATGCAGCGCTCATCCTGCTGCTGTCAAAATGGGGCAACGCCTTGGTCTGCATCTCATGGCTCCTCCTAGAGCTGGCGACCTGCCTTCTGATTCTCTCATTCAACAAACACTACGCCTTCGCCATCCTCGCCGCGCTACTCCTAGCCGTCGTCGTCGCCCTCCTCCAGCCAAAGCTGCAGCACGCGGCCGATAGGCACGTGTTGCCATTCTTCACACAGGACATGATCGGAGACGATGAGGAGAGTCCACACCGGGGCCATCTGCTGGACCTGTCGCAGGGCATCGCCACTTTTGGCGGCCTCTTCATGCCGATCGCCGAACGCTTCATGGTAGGGCCTGTCAACGCGGCTGGTTTCTTCTTCTCGTGTGCGATAGCTCTCAGGCTCTATCTGTCCATGGTGGTGACGGTGGGAGCTGTGACTCGACCCCACGCCAAGTGTCTGGCCATTGTCGTCGTGGGCCTCGTCATGCTCACGTTTATCGCCGCCTTCATCCCAGTTGTTGGGCACTCGGGAAGCACGCCACAGGTTGTCACGTAG
- the LOC136486063 gene encoding endoribonuclease Dicer homolog 1-like translates to MVGGPGGGDAGGEHAAAAYWYDADAASADFDPGLIPAMDCGADDGFVAEIDRILESINAEAALAPLPSPPAPAPEPAPVAPLQPQPQPQLQEVAATVAHNAVAVSDVPQRTQAVEARKEPRRESPAAAANGSAQCRDGKRQRLVAGGTGGPRHDWRRRPMLPPPLPPPSRGWEDRRGRRDYERPRKRDRDGHYGHDHHRRDARGFWERDRGGKMVFRHGMWEAEADRQGKRARTQDGCPAAENKAGVDRAGNEKPATEEKARQYQLEVVYGNDDTTDGQRKQQIKLLSCYSRKALWFAMSMFFASLTHHYSTSTTFSVEDTLFLVAIIMEAALILLLPKWGNALVCISWLLLELATCLMILSFNKHYAFAILAALLLVVVVALLQPKLQHAADRHVLPFFTQDMIGDDEESPHLDHLLDLSQGIASFGGLFTAIAGRFMVGPVNAAGFFFVCAIAIGLYLSMVVTVGAVTRPHAKCLAIVVMVLVVLTFITTSIPLVGHSGSTPQVVM, encoded by the exons ATGGTGGGAGGGCCAGGAGGCGGCGATGCCGGCGGCGAGCACGCGGCGGCGGCGTACTGGTACGACGCGGATGCCGCGTCCGCCGACTTCGACCCGGGCCTCATACCGGCCATGGACTGCGGCGCCGACGACGGCTTCGTCGCCGAGATTGACCGGATACTCGAGAGCATCAACGCCGAGGCCGCCCTCGCGCCGCTGCCGTCGCCTCCTGCGCCTGCACCAGAGCCAGCGCCCGTGGCTCCgctgcagccgcagccgcagccgcagttGCAGGAGGTGGCTGCGACTGTGGCCCACAATGCGGTGGCGGTGTCCGACGTGCCGCAGAGGACCCAGGCCGTGGAGGCGAGGAAGGAGCCCAGGAGAGAGTCCCCGGCCGCCGCGGCCAATGGCAGCGCGCAGTGCAGGGACGGCAAGCGCCAGCGTCTCGTTGCGGGTGGTACCGGGGGACCGCGCCACGACTGGCGGCGGCGTCcgatgctgccgccgccgctgccgcctccaTCCCGTGGGTGGGAGGACCGGCGCGGAAGGCGGGACTACGAGAGGCCTCGTAAGCGCGACCGCGACGGTCACTACGGCCATGATCACCACCGACGCGACGCTCGGGGTTTCTGGGAGCGTGACCGCGGCGGCAAGATGGTGTTCCGCCATGGCATGTGGGAGGCTGAGGCGGACCGCCAGGGAAAGCGTGCTAGGACGCAGGATGGATGCCCTGCCGCGGAGAATAAGGCAGGGGTGGATCGGGCGGGGAACGAGAAGCCTGCCACCGAGGAGAAGGCGAGGCAGTACCAGCTCGAG GTCGTGTATGGCAATGATGATACCACAGATGGCCAGCGCAAACAGCAAATAAAATTGTTGTCCTGTTATTCTCGGAAGGCGCTCTGGTTCGCCATGTCCATGTTCTTCGCGTCCCTGACCCATCACTATTCTACATCAACAACATTCAGCGTCGAAGACACACTGTTCCTGGTTGCTATCATCATGGAAGCAGCGCTCATCCTGCTGCTGCCAAAATGGGGCAACGCCTTGGTCTGCATCTCATGGCTCCTCCTAGAGCTGGCGACCTGCCTTATGATTCTCTCGTTCAACAAACACTACGCCTTCGCCATCCTCGCCGCGCTACTcctggtcgtcgtcgtcgccctcCTCCAGCCAAAGCTGCAGCACGCGGCCGATAGGCACGTGTTGCCATTCTTCACACAGGACATGATCGGAGACGATGAGGAGAGTCCACACCTGGACCATCTGCTGGACCTGTCGCAGGGCATCGCCAGTTTTGGCGGCCTCTTCACGGCGATCGCCGGACGCTTCATGGTAGGGCCTGTCAACGCGGCTGGTTTCTTCTTCGTCTGTGCGATAGCAATCGGGCTCTATCTGTCCATGGTGGTGACGGTGGGAGCTGTGACTCGACCCCACGCCAAGTGTCTGGCCATTGTCGTCATGGTCCTCGTCGTGCTCACGTTTATCACCACCTCCATCCCACTTGTTGGGCACTCGGGAAGCACGCCACAGGTTGTCATGTAG